A single Elaeis guineensis isolate ETL-2024a chromosome 15, EG11, whole genome shotgun sequence DNA region contains:
- the LOC105058236 gene encoding bZIP transcription factor 46 isoform X1, with translation MMNLKNMGSSDGKDGRPPAQLPLARQPSVYSLTFDEFQSTLGGVGKDFGSMNMDELLKNIWTAEESQAMATALGGAGGAVGGGGLDGSGAGIGLQRQGSLTLPRTLSQKTVDEVWKDLIRESGLGSSSGTELHQQRQPTLGEMTLEEFLVRAGVVREDMAMAAAPRPIGNSSNTNNNTNSNVFYGELPNSNNNTGLALGFSQTGRGNGCVVTNTITNSSGANLGIPATGTRPYAAPLPLGNTADLGNPQGMRGVGIVGLGDQGVNNGLMPGVVGLGGGGVTVGVVGSPVNQMSTNGLGKGGDLSSLSPVPYVLSGGLRGRKGGGAVEKVVERRQRRMIKNRESAARSRARKQAYTMELEAEVAKLKAQNQDLQKKQEEMMEMQKNQVLEIINQQNGPKKRCLRRTQTGPW, from the exons ATGATGAATTTGAAGAACATGGGATCGTCGGACGGGAAGGACGGGCGGCCGCCGGCGCAGCTGCCGCTGGCGCGGCAGCCGTCGGTATACTCGCTGACGTTCGACGAGTTTCAGAGCACGCTCGGCGGCGTGGGGAAGGACTTCGGGTCGATGAACATGGACGAGCTGCTCAAGAACATCTGGACGGCGGAGGAGAGCCAGGCCATGGCCACAGCACTCGGCGGCGCCGGCGGAGCCGTCGGCGGCGGCGGCCTCGACGGCAGCGGGGCCGGCATCGGCCTCCAGCGGCAGGGCTCGCTGACTCTGCCCCGGACCCTCAGCCAGAAGACGGTCGACGAGGTGTGGAAGGACCTTATCCGGGAGAGCGGCCTGGGGTCGAGCAGCGGGACCGAACTCCACCAGCAGCGGCAGCCAACCCTCGGGGAGATGACCCTCGAGGAATTCCTTGTGAGGGCTGGAGTGGTTAGAGAGGACATGGCCATGGCAGCGGCGCCGAGGCCAATCGGTAATAGCAGTAACACCAACAACAACACTAACAGCAATGTGTTTTACGGAGAGTTGCCGAATTCAAACAATAATACCGGGCTTGCTCTGGGGTTCTCTCAGACGGGCCGCGGCAATGGGTGTGTAGTGACAAACACAATTACCAACAGCTCCGGTGCCAATTTAGGCATTCCAGCTACTGGGACGAGGCCTTATGCAGCTCCGCTGCCTCTAGGTAATACTGCTGATTTGGGGAACCCGCAGGGGATGAGAGGGGTTGGAATTGTTGGGCTTGGAGATCAGGGTGTGAACAATGGATTGATGCCCGGGGTGGTGGGTTTGGGGGGAGGTGGTGTCACAGTTGGGGTGGTGGGTTCTCCGGTGAACCAGATGTCCACCAATGGGCTTGGCAAGGGTGGGGACCTGTCTTCCTTGTCGCCGGTTCCGTATGTGCTCAGTGGGGGGCTTAGGGGGAGGAAAGGCGGCGGGGCAGTGGAGAAGGTAGTGGAGAGGAGGCAGAGGAGAATGATCAAGAACAGGGAGTCAGCTGCGAGATCTCGTGCACGTAAGCAG GCCTATACCATGGAGTTGGAAGCTGAAGTAGCAAAACTTAAAGCACAAAACCAGGACTTGCAGAAAAAACAG GAGGAGATGATGGAGATGCAGAAAAATCAG GTCTTGGAGATAATCAATCAGCAGAATGGACCTAAGAAACGATGCTTGAGAAGGACACAAACAGGTCCATGGTAA
- the LOC105058236 gene encoding ABSCISIC ACID-INSENSITIVE 5-like protein 5 isoform X2, protein MMNLKNMGSSDGKDGRPPAQLPLARQPSVYSLTFDEFQSTLGGVGKDFGSMNMDELLKNIWTAEESQAMATALGGAGGAVGGGGLDGSGAGIGLQRQGSLTLPRTLSQKTVDEVWKDLIRESGLGSSSGTELHQQRQPTLGEMTLEEFLVRAGVVREDMAMAAAPRPIGNSSNTNNNTNSNVFYGELPNSNNNTGLALGFSQTGRGNGCVVTNTITNSSGANLGIPATGTRPYAAPLPLGNTADLGNPQGMRGVGIVGLGDQGVNNGLMPGVVGLGGGGVTVGVVGSPVNQMSTNGLGKGGDLSSLSPVPYVLSGGLRGRKGGGAVEKVVERRQRRMIKNRESAARSRARKQAYTMELEAEVAKLKAQNQDLQKKQEEMMEMQKNQQ, encoded by the exons ATGATGAATTTGAAGAACATGGGATCGTCGGACGGGAAGGACGGGCGGCCGCCGGCGCAGCTGCCGCTGGCGCGGCAGCCGTCGGTATACTCGCTGACGTTCGACGAGTTTCAGAGCACGCTCGGCGGCGTGGGGAAGGACTTCGGGTCGATGAACATGGACGAGCTGCTCAAGAACATCTGGACGGCGGAGGAGAGCCAGGCCATGGCCACAGCACTCGGCGGCGCCGGCGGAGCCGTCGGCGGCGGCGGCCTCGACGGCAGCGGGGCCGGCATCGGCCTCCAGCGGCAGGGCTCGCTGACTCTGCCCCGGACCCTCAGCCAGAAGACGGTCGACGAGGTGTGGAAGGACCTTATCCGGGAGAGCGGCCTGGGGTCGAGCAGCGGGACCGAACTCCACCAGCAGCGGCAGCCAACCCTCGGGGAGATGACCCTCGAGGAATTCCTTGTGAGGGCTGGAGTGGTTAGAGAGGACATGGCCATGGCAGCGGCGCCGAGGCCAATCGGTAATAGCAGTAACACCAACAACAACACTAACAGCAATGTGTTTTACGGAGAGTTGCCGAATTCAAACAATAATACCGGGCTTGCTCTGGGGTTCTCTCAGACGGGCCGCGGCAATGGGTGTGTAGTGACAAACACAATTACCAACAGCTCCGGTGCCAATTTAGGCATTCCAGCTACTGGGACGAGGCCTTATGCAGCTCCGCTGCCTCTAGGTAATACTGCTGATTTGGGGAACCCGCAGGGGATGAGAGGGGTTGGAATTGTTGGGCTTGGAGATCAGGGTGTGAACAATGGATTGATGCCCGGGGTGGTGGGTTTGGGGGGAGGTGGTGTCACAGTTGGGGTGGTGGGTTCTCCGGTGAACCAGATGTCCACCAATGGGCTTGGCAAGGGTGGGGACCTGTCTTCCTTGTCGCCGGTTCCGTATGTGCTCAGTGGGGGGCTTAGGGGGAGGAAAGGCGGCGGGGCAGTGGAGAAGGTAGTGGAGAGGAGGCAGAGGAGAATGATCAAGAACAGGGAGTCAGCTGCGAGATCTCGTGCACGTAAGCAG GCCTATACCATGGAGTTGGAAGCTGAAGTAGCAAAACTTAAAGCACAAAACCAGGACTTGCAGAAAAAACAG GAGGAGATGATGGAGATGCAGAAAAATCAG CAATAG